The following coding sequences lie in one Mesorhizobium sp. INR15 genomic window:
- a CDS encoding cysteine synthase family protein, which yields MMQNGDYLRAFETPLFARLAPNLNAACFSLMKLMPARFMVDRAEATGRLTPGGHIVETTSGTFGLAIAMLAAARGYDLTLVTASSLIDVRLTRRLQQLGAKVVAIADPKGDGNQRGRLEHLHQMLSQQADIYWPRQYDSPENRLAYARLADLIVRSFGRIDCLVGCVGTGGSLCGTGGFLRELFPELRIVAVDTHRSILFGQPVGRRMLRGLGNSVLPENVRHDMIDEVHWVGALPAYAKSHDLFRTHGVFMGPTSGAAALVADWFARKNPDAATIAIMPDDGHRHADTVYNEDWLATLEGWPLALPLEPTHIDQIRPAAETAWTRFSWNRRTLQAVLRDQ from the coding sequence ATGATGCAGAATGGGGATTACCTGCGCGCCTTCGAAACTCCGCTGTTCGCCAGGCTGGCGCCTAATCTGAACGCGGCATGTTTCTCGCTGATGAAGTTGATGCCGGCGCGGTTCATGGTTGATCGCGCGGAAGCCACCGGCCGCCTTACGCCAGGCGGCCATATCGTCGAAACGACATCCGGGACTTTCGGCCTCGCTATTGCGATGCTGGCTGCTGCCCGTGGCTATGATCTCACGCTTGTCACGGCCTCAAGCCTGATCGACGTCAGGCTCACGCGGCGTCTGCAGCAGCTGGGCGCGAAGGTGGTGGCAATCGCCGATCCCAAGGGAGACGGCAATCAGCGTGGCCGCCTCGAACATCTTCACCAGATGCTCTCGCAACAGGCCGATATCTATTGGCCACGACAGTACGACAGCCCTGAGAACCGGCTTGCCTATGCGCGCCTTGCGGACCTGATCGTGCGTTCGTTCGGCAGGATCGATTGCCTGGTCGGCTGTGTAGGCACGGGGGGATCCCTGTGCGGCACCGGTGGCTTTCTCCGGGAACTCTTTCCCGAGCTCCGGATCGTCGCGGTCGATACCCACAGGAGCATCCTCTTCGGCCAGCCTGTCGGGCGGCGCATGCTGCGCGGTTTGGGCAACAGCGTTCTGCCGGAGAATGTGAGGCACGATATGATCGATGAGGTCCACTGGGTGGGGGCCTTGCCTGCCTATGCAAAGTCTCATGATCTGTTTCGGACGCATGGCGTCTTCATGGGGCCAACGAGCGGAGCCGCCGCTTTGGTCGCTGATTGGTTCGCACGGAAAAACCCCGATGCCGCCACCATCGCGATCATGCCTGATGACGGGCATCGCCATGCCGACACGGTGTACAATGAGGATTGGCTCGCGACATTGGAGGGCTGGCCTTTGGCACTGCCGCTTGAGCCGACCCACATCGATCAAATCAGACCCGCCGCGGAAACCGCGTGGACCCGATTTTCGTGGAACCGGCGAACGCTGCAAGCGGTGCTGAGAGATCAGTAA
- a CDS encoding IS5 family transposase (programmed frameshift), translating to MNRDHFWLTEEQFRRIEPHLPTDTRGKERVDDRRVISGIVHVLKSGGRWVDAPPDYGPRKTLYNRYVRWAAKGVWSDLFHALASAGGPPEQVLIDSSAVKAHRSASGGKGGSKNQAIGRSRGGRTTKIHALTDRYCRPIAFMLTGGQVADCTAGGELLKHLPDTRILHADKGYDSDAIRRQIEARGTMPNIPPKANRRWKNCFSPVLYRDRNAIERMFCRLKDFRRIATRYDRLAVNFLAAICIAATVSYWL from the exons ATGAATCGGGACCATTTCTGGCTGACAGAAGAGCAGTTTCGCCGCATTGAACCTCATTTGCCGACCGACACGCGCGGCAAGGAACGGGTCGACGACCGGCGCGTGATCAGCGGCATTGTTCATGTGCTGAAGTCTGGCGGGCGCTGGGTCGATGCGCCGCCGGACTACGGGCCGCGCAAAACGCTCTACAATCGGTATGTCCGCTGGGCCGCCAAAGGCGTGTGGAGCGATCTCTTTCACGCGCTTGCCAGTGCCGGCGGTCCGCCCGAGCAGGTTCTGATAGACTCTTCCGCCGTGAAGGCGCATCGCTCAGCTTCGGGCGGTAAAGGGGGGAGCAAAA ATCAGGCCATCGGGCGCTCGCGGGGCGGCCGCACGACCAAAATCCATGCCCTGACCGACCGCTATTGTCGCCCGATTGCCTTCATGCTCACCGGCGGCCAGGTCGCTGATTGCACGGCGGGAGGCGAGCTTCTGAAACATCTGCCGGACACCCGCATCCTACATGCCGACAAGGGTTATGATTCCGATGCGATCCGCCGCCAGATCGAGGCCCGCGGCACGATGCCGAACATTCCACCAAAGGCCAACCGGCGCTGGAAAAACTGCTTCTCGCCCGTACTCTACCGCGACCGAAATGCCATCGAACGCATGTTCTGCCGCCTCAAGGACTTCCGCAGGATCGCTACACGATACGACCGCCTTGCCGTCAACTTCCTCGCCGCAATCTGCATCGCAGCGACCGTCAGCTATTGGTTATGA
- a CDS encoding response regulator transcription factor yields MFRALVVEDQTLMRLALMNEVQASFEKCVVLGAETLTIATTELQNNHFDLVVIDPGLPGFDPTSQGDRIAVVDRIIEASPRAIHVVVTGSDNRCEADGFRRIGAAAYLGKTGLAPGVFSDVLDDISCKGFSLRLSRAVMTKPDYRFSGLTPREQQAIDMMAQRAPGTKRKEIFSLMADRLAVAPGSAEKYYKQARAKLLRQGHRIPQGL; encoded by the coding sequence ATGTTTCGTGCCCTGGTGGTCGAAGACCAGACGCTTATGCGTCTGGCTCTGATGAATGAAGTGCAAGCAAGCTTCGAAAAATGCGTCGTCCTTGGCGCGGAAACGCTGACGATCGCCACTACCGAGCTTCAAAACAATCATTTCGATCTCGTCGTCATCGACCCTGGCTTGCCCGGCTTTGATCCCACCTCACAAGGCGATCGCATCGCTGTTGTCGATAGGATCATCGAAGCTTCACCCAGGGCAATCCATGTTGTCGTCACCGGCTCCGACAACCGTTGCGAGGCAGATGGTTTCCGGCGAATCGGCGCCGCCGCTTATCTCGGCAAAACGGGCCTTGCGCCCGGCGTATTCAGCGACGTGCTGGACGATATTTCCTGCAAGGGATTTTCCTTGCGCCTGTCCCGCGCTGTCATGACCAAGCCCGATTACCGATTTTCAGGCCTTACACCGCGCGAGCAGCAAGCAATCGACATGATGGCGCAGCGCGCACCCGGCACGAAACGAAAGGAGATCTTTTCTCTCATGGCCGATCGCCTCGCCGTTGCGCCCGGCTCTGCCGAGAAATACTACAAGCAGGCTCGCGCCAAGCTCTTGCGGCAAGGCCATCGGATCCCGCAGGGGCTGTGA
- a CDS encoding kinase, which translates to MSKLDKGKAKPVVRNGFPVTESREHQPLSVGTARASAHHGELLQGVFEDGEGRLHRGLITLPLSSQESTVTFWPREERGIRTRPENRTKAARAAELTLGHLGLGGKGGDLTIESAILIGHGYGSSTADVTATIRAVAASAGTILRQSTVGRLAVAAEGASDAIAYQDQAILFAHREGRPIEYFGGEFPPLFAVGFRGANDQPVDTLAMRRARYDSEEIETFRTLRGLACRSVRLQDPILLGRVATVSACISQRHLPKAHFDTVLALSQWFGACGVQVAHSGTLIGILLDANAPKAISRAGEIAKTAMDAGFADVQVFSLNAEGALRQ; encoded by the coding sequence ATGTCAAAGCTCGACAAGGGCAAAGCCAAACCAGTCGTCAGGAACGGTTTCCCGGTTACAGAGAGCCGTGAGCATCAACCACTTTCCGTGGGCACAGCTCGGGCCAGCGCCCATCACGGCGAGCTTTTGCAAGGCGTCTTTGAGGACGGGGAGGGGCGTCTCCACAGGGGCCTCATCACGCTTCCTCTATCCTCGCAAGAATCGACGGTCACTTTCTGGCCGCGAGAGGAGAGGGGTATTCGAACGCGCCCCGAGAACCGGACAAAGGCCGCGCGAGCCGCAGAACTGACGCTTGGCCACTTGGGGCTAGGCGGAAAAGGCGGTGATCTCACAATCGAGAGCGCGATCTTGATCGGACACGGGTACGGCTCTTCCACCGCCGACGTGACAGCCACGATCCGCGCTGTCGCCGCTTCAGCAGGAACCATACTCCGTCAGTCAACGGTTGGCCGGTTGGCGGTTGCGGCTGAAGGCGCCAGCGATGCCATAGCCTACCAGGATCAGGCGATCCTCTTTGCCCATCGGGAGGGCCGTCCAATCGAATATTTCGGCGGCGAATTCCCGCCTCTTTTCGCGGTGGGATTCCGTGGCGCCAACGATCAGCCCGTGGATACTCTGGCGATGCGGCGAGCCCGCTATGACAGCGAGGAAATCGAGACGTTTCGGACCCTTCGCGGTTTGGCCTGTCGTTCTGTCCGGCTGCAGGATCCGATATTGCTTGGTCGGGTCGCGACGGTGAGCGCATGCATAAGCCAGAGACATTTGCCGAAGGCCCATTTCGACACGGTGCTTGCCTTGTCTCAATGGTTCGGCGCCTGCGGCGTTCAGGTCGCCCACAGCGGCACTTTGATCGGCATCCTCCTTGACGCGAACGCACCCAAGGCGATCTCCCGTGCCGGCGAAATCGCGAAGACGGCGATGGATGCAGGCTTTGCTGACGTCCAGGTGTTTTCGCTCAACGCGGAAGGCGCGCTCCGCCAATGA
- a CDS encoding IS1182 family transposase — MSKHFRAWKIDQPQLLPPSVQDFVPRDHLSRFIVDLVRESLDLSEITSSYRSALGQPPFDPRLMVALLLNGYASGLYSSRRIAKACVERADFMMIAALDAPDFRTISEFRKRHLKQLAGLFVQVLKLAEKAGLVRLGHVALDGTKIKANASKHKAMSYQHMKKRQAELQAEVDRWLAAAEAADAEEDNLHGNKRGDELPGWVADKQRRIARIAQAKAELEAEAKAAADEERRIEAEKQKSREAEGRKKTGKPAAAPSDEPAAKAQRNFTDPESRILKTKDGFIQGYNAQAAVDGKAQIIVAHGLTPSTSDQGQLVPLVDGIQANLGRKPEQASADSGYLSEVNLASLDQRGIDGYIATGRAKHPTADNGKVGGPLTQAMRKKIADGGFETPYRLRKQIVEAVFGQIKQARGFRQFLLRGLANVRAEWAIICTAHNLVKLGSLLRAS; from the coding sequence ATGAGCAAGCATTTTCGCGCGTGGAAGATTGATCAGCCGCAGTTGTTGCCGCCGAGCGTGCAGGATTTTGTGCCGAGGGACCACCTGTCACGGTTCATCGTGGATCTGGTGCGGGAGAGCCTCGATTTGAGCGAGATTACCAGCAGCTATAGGAGTGCGCTTGGCCAGCCGCCGTTCGATCCGCGGCTGATGGTTGCGCTGCTGCTCAACGGCTATGCGAGCGGCCTCTATTCCTCCCGGCGCATCGCCAAGGCGTGCGTCGAGCGCGCCGACTTCATGATGATCGCGGCGCTGGATGCGCCGGATTTCCGTACCATTTCCGAGTTCCGCAAGCGGCACCTCAAACAGCTGGCCGGGCTGTTCGTGCAGGTGTTGAAGCTGGCCGAGAAGGCCGGGCTGGTGCGGCTCGGGCATGTCGCGCTCGACGGCACCAAGATCAAGGCGAACGCGTCCAAACACAAGGCGATGAGCTATCAGCACATGAAGAAGCGCCAAGCCGAGTTGCAGGCGGAGGTCGATCGCTGGCTGGCCGCCGCTGAGGCGGCGGATGCCGAAGAGGACAATCTGCACGGCAACAAACGAGGTGACGAACTGCCCGGCTGGGTCGCCGACAAACAGAGGCGGATCGCCAGGATCGCCCAGGCCAAGGCTGAACTGGAGGCCGAGGCGAAGGCCGCGGCCGACGAGGAGCGCCGCATCGAGGCCGAGAAGCAGAAGAGCCGCGAGGCCGAGGGCCGCAAGAAGACCGGCAAGCCCGCGGCTGCGCCATCCGACGAGCCCGCCGCGAAGGCCCAGCGCAACTTCACCGATCCTGAAAGCCGCATTCTCAAAACCAAGGATGGTTTCATCCAGGGCTATAACGCGCAGGCGGCCGTCGACGGCAAAGCGCAGATCATCGTTGCACACGGGTTGACGCCGAGCACGAGCGACCAGGGCCAGTTGGTGCCGCTGGTCGATGGCATCCAAGCCAATCTCGGCCGCAAACCGGAGCAAGCGTCCGCCGACAGCGGCTATCTGAGCGAAGTCAACCTCGCCAGCCTCGACCAACGCGGGATCGATGGCTACATCGCCACCGGACGCGCCAAACACCCCACCGCCGACAACGGCAAGGTTGGCGGACCGTTGACACAGGCAATGAGAAAAAAGATCGCCGACGGCGGCTTCGAGACCCCCTACCGACTGCGAAAGCAGATCGTGGAGGCGGTGTTCGGACAGATCAAGCAGGCACGCGGCTTCCGCCAGTTCCTGTTGCGGGGACTGGCAAACGTGCGCGCCGAATGGGCGATTATCTGCACCGCCCACAACCTCGTGAAGCTGGGAAGCCTCCTCAGGGCCTCCTGA
- a CDS encoding thermonuclease family protein: protein MKQASFAVLAAFTVCASAQAQDATDSPVPTPFAVSKSAQLLTGDTWRDGDHLFRLYGVQACLRGTSAEEPNGNKIDCGNTSLAHLAALFDSAAVTCQPIGYALDRAVFVVCGAQLNGETIDVGTALIATGYAFAATTANGKAVNENYLVAEITAKMKRIGLWDTTFQHPVQLLLHQGSGRQQ, encoded by the coding sequence ATGAAACAGGCGAGCTTTGCAGTCCTGGCGGCATTTACTGTGTGCGCCTCGGCACAGGCGCAGGATGCCACCGATTCTCCGGTACCAACGCCCTTTGCGGTATCGAAATCGGCTCAACTGCTGACCGGAGATACCTGGCGTGACGGAGATCACCTTTTCCGCCTCTATGGCGTCCAGGCATGTCTTCGAGGCACGTCAGCCGAAGAGCCGAATGGGAACAAAATCGATTGCGGGAATACCTCGCTGGCGCACCTTGCTGCGCTGTTTGATAGCGCCGCGGTCACATGCCAGCCAATCGGCTACGCCCTCGACAGGGCAGTGTTTGTCGTGTGCGGCGCGCAGCTGAATGGCGAAACAATCGACGTTGGCACCGCGCTCATAGCGACCGGATATGCGTTTGCCGCAACGACAGCAAATGGCAAAGCCGTCAATGAGAACTACCTGGTCGCGGAAATCACCGCTAAGATGAAACGCATAGGTCTGTGGGACACAACGTTTCAGCATCCTGTGCAACTGCTGCTGCACCAAGGGTCGGGGAGACAACAATGA
- a CDS encoding IS701 family transposase — MEGRSMEVDWQADLDRWLGPFIAALRHKTRARMCPAYIAGLIGPGDRKSVQPMAARTGEVGYDQLHHFVAAGVWDSAPLEAALLKEADGLVGDEAGFLVIDDTALPKKGRHSVGVAPQYASSLGKTANCQSLVSVTLASREVPVMVGLRLFLPESWTDDPERMARAHVPKDRQTALTKPEIAIEEIDRVIASGARFGCVLADSGYGSSGPFRQALSKRGLLWAVGLSRRQNVYPADVALIFPVAKTGKPRKYHIPDQPPVCAEALLAAGKWQRVSWRRGTKGRLTCLFAARRVRVADGHKHRMLDNRMQCMPGDEVWLVGERRSTGEQKYYVSNLPADASLKMLAATIKARWVCEQAHQQLKEELGLDHFEGRSWTGLHRHALMTMIAYAFLQARRLKAAGRKKKSRRTAATTEHAGHQASHPRPLRTAATQAMPPL, encoded by the coding sequence ATGGAGGGCCGATCAATGGAGGTGGACTGGCAAGCCGATCTGGATCGCTGGCTCGGGCCGTTTATCGCGGCGCTACGGCACAAGACGAGGGCACGGATGTGTCCGGCCTATATCGCTGGGTTGATTGGTCCAGGAGATCGCAAGAGCGTTCAGCCGATGGCGGCGCGCACTGGCGAGGTCGGCTACGATCAGCTTCATCATTTCGTCGCTGCCGGAGTTTGGGACAGTGCTCCACTCGAGGCTGCCCTGCTGAAGGAGGCAGATGGCCTGGTTGGCGATGAGGCTGGCTTTCTTGTCATCGATGACACGGCGTTGCCCAAGAAGGGACGTCACTCGGTTGGCGTCGCGCCACAATATGCCTCGTCGCTTGGGAAGACGGCCAATTGTCAATCGCTGGTCTCGGTAACGCTGGCCTCGCGCGAGGTGCCGGTGATGGTGGGCCTGCGGCTATTCCTGCCCGAGAGCTGGACGGATGATCCTGAGCGCATGGCGCGGGCCCATGTGCCGAAGGATAGACAGACGGCTCTGACAAAGCCGGAGATTGCGATCGAGGAGATCGACCGCGTCATCGCCTCCGGTGCGCGTTTCGGCTGTGTGCTTGCCGATTCAGGGTACGGCTCCAGTGGGCCTTTCCGACAGGCTTTGAGCAAGCGCGGTCTGCTGTGGGCGGTGGGTCTGTCGCGACGCCAGAACGTCTATCCCGCCGACGTTGCCCTGATTTTCCCCGTCGCGAAGACTGGAAAGCCCCGCAAATACCACATCCCTGATCAGCCCCCGGTCTGTGCTGAAGCGTTGTTGGCCGCAGGGAAATGGCAAAGGGTCAGCTGGCGGCGAGGCACCAAGGGTCGGCTGACATGTCTCTTCGCGGCCCGCCGTGTCCGCGTTGCGGATGGCCATAAGCACCGCATGCTCGATAATCGTATGCAGTGCATGCCGGGCGACGAGGTCTGGCTCGTCGGCGAGCGCCGGTCGACTGGCGAGCAAAAATACTATGTGTCGAACCTGCCGGCCGATGCGAGCCTCAAGATGCTCGCTGCCACGATCAAAGCCAGATGGGTCTGTGAGCAGGCGCATCAGCAGCTCAAGGAGGAACTCGGCCTCGACCACTTCGAAGGCAGATCCTGGACCGGGTTACACCGACACGCCCTGATGACCATGATCGCCTACGCCTTCCTCCAAGCCCGCCGCCTCAAAGCAGCGGGCCGGAAAAAAAAGAGTCGGAGGACCGCCGCCACAACCGAGCATGCCGGCCATCAGGCAAGCCATCCTCGACCTCTTCGCACGGCCGCCACCCAGGCGATGCCCCCACTGTGA